Genomic window (Chitinophaga parva):
CGCGGGGCGCAGCCAGTGGGAGAAGCGGTTGTCGCCGCTTTCAAAAGCCGCTACCAGTTCATCGCTGGCCACGTAGCTGATGCCGTATTTGAAAGGTGTTTCGCCGGGTTGCATGGTAGCAGGTGTGGAGTTGTTGTATTGTGCAAAATCGTAAGTGGTATTTACCGTCGCCCCGGGGATGCTCATCAGCGCCAGCTCCCATACGGATTCCCGGCTACCCACCAGGAATACGGAATCCAGTGCTTCCAGGTGGTAGGTCCCTGTGGCATTGATCACCGTTGTTGCCTGGGCTTCCGCGTTGGCCCAGTCTTCGTTGTAGAGATAAGCCCTTGCCAGGAGGGCCGTTGCGGCAAGCTTGTTTGGCCGCACACGGGCGGTGGTGGGCAGGCCGTACCCGTCGCTGTAATTATCCGGCAGCAGTGACTGGGCTTTCAGCAGGTCTGCGATGATCTGTTTGTACACGTCTGCCTTGGGGCTGCGGGAAAGATGGTTGTTGGTTTGCAGATCAGAGGTAGTGGCCAGAGGCAGATCCCCGTAAAGATTGGCCAGGTGGAAGTACATCCAGGCGCGCAGGAAGTAGGTTTCTCCCAGCCACTGGTTCTTGTGCTCAATGGCCGCGGTGGTGCTGTTCAGTCCTTCCAGCGTGGTATTGATGCGCCAGATCTGGTTATAGAGACTGCCCCATTGGCCCACGTTCGTTCCTGCCAGGTCGTTCAGGTAGAAGGCCTGGTTTTGCGGGTTGGTGGTGAACAGGTTGCGCAGGTCATCTATGTAGCCGGCGGTACGGAAGGGAATGGATTCCGGCCCGTTGAATTGTAGCATGGTGTACATGTTGGCAAAGTTGCCGGTGGATGCCGCCCCGGCGGAAGCGTCGGATACATAGGCCCCGTTGCCGGCTATCTGGTCCACCGGGAGCGGGATCTGGAGGTATTTTTTACAGCTACCCATTGCTGCCATTACCAGGGCGCCCAGGAGCAGTTTCGTTGTATGTGCAGTGAATCGTTTCATGTTTGCGCGCGTTTAAAGATTAATACTGAGGCCACCAGTGAGAATGCGAAGCGGCGGCATGCTACCCGGTGTCAGGTTTTCGGGGTCCAGGCCACCTTTATATTTGGAAATGGTGAGCAGGTTCTGGGCCTGGAAGAACACGCTGGCGCCGGTCATACGGGCTTTCCTGACCAGCTTGGGCGACAGGCTGTAGGAGAGGTTCAGGTTACTCAGGCGGGCGTAGGTGGCGCGCTCATATGCACCCGTGCTGAGTGCAAAATTGCCTTGCCCCAGGATGGCCGCAATGCCTTGCGATACCTTGGGTACGTCCGTATGATCGCCGGGATGTTGCCAGCGCCGCAGCCATTCCGTTGTGGTATTGACATTGAACTGGCCGGGCATCTGGGACTGGGAGCCCAGGAAGTTCCTGCCAATGCGGTTCCTGAATTCGAAGAACACATCCAGGTGCAGGCGGTTGTAGGTAAAACTATTGCCAATGCCGCCGAAGTATTTTGGCGCAAGATCCACGTACTGCGTTTTATCTTTTACCTGGTCCAGTTGCACCGGCGAGAGGAAAGGCGTAAACGGGCCTTTATCTCCTTTGGCATTGATATAAGTATAACTACCGGTTTCAGGATCTACCCCTGCATAGTTGTAAAGCTTCTGCAGGAAGGGCGATTTGCCGATCACATAGGAAGTGCTCACCGCGGAGGTACTCAGGCCGGGATAGGCCACCAGTATGGATTTGGGGATGGTCATGTTAATAGTGGTAGACCAGGTGAAATGATGATTCCTGACATTATAGGTAGTGAGGCTCAGTTCCCATCCACTGGTGCGGATCAGCGCAGGGGAGTTCAGCGGGTATTGTGTAAAACCGGTTACAGACGACAGGAAGCTGGTCACCAGCTGGTGGGAGGTCATGTCGTTATAGTAATCACCGTCAAAGGTGATGCGGCCTTTGAAGAACTCCAGGTAAAGGCCCAGTTCCCGCTTTTTGATCTGCTCCCATTGCAGGTTGGGATTGGCCAGGCGTGTGGGCGTAAGGCCCGCTACACCGCCATAGGAGCGGGTGGTGGAGTAAGTGGAAAGGTACTGGTAATCCTTGATGCCATCATTGCCGGTGATGCCGTAACTGCCACGCAGTTTACCAAAAGAGAGGCCGGGAACCTGGTCTTTCACCCAGGGTTCTTCGGTAAAGATCCAGGCGGCGCCTACGGAGCCAAATGCGCCGAACTGTTTATTCTCTCCAAACTTGGTAGACCCGTCGTAGCGGCCATTAAGACTGAGCAGGTATTTATCAGCCCAGTTGTATTTGACAATACCAAAATAACCCAGGTTGCGGCCGGGTGTCTGGCTATAGTTAGCAGTCACCGTTGTCGCAAGGGATGGATTGTACAGCAGTGCATCGCCAATAAAACCGGTGCCGGAAATAGAACTGTAAGGATTGAATTTATCCACGAGGGTCACCCCTACGCGGGTGTCCATGGTGCCCTTTTTGCCGAGCTTAAAGGTGTAGGCAATGTTGGGGTCCAGTGTCCAGGTGCGGATGTTGTATTCCCCGCGGGCGGAGTTAATGCGTAACGCCACATTGCCTACCGGCTGGAAATAATCCGTAGGCGCCGCCCGGAAATCCCGTCCCATCAGGAGGTTGTAGCCGATCGTTGCATTGAAGGTAAGCCCTTTCACCGGCTCATAACGCAGCACGGTATTGCCCAGCAGGTTATTGGTGGTACTGTTGTACAGCAGCTTGATGTCTGAAAGCAGGTTCTGATTGCTGCCGATGTCGCTCCAGTTTAGCTGCCCGTCCGGCCCCAGCAGGGGTGGCGCATTGGGGGCCAGGGTGGAGATGCCCAGGTTGGAAAGGTCGCCTGGTTTGGTGTTATTCATGTTGGAAGAAAAACCACCGGACATATCGAAGTAGAATTTCTTGTTGGGCGAAGTGCTGTTCAGGTCAAAGCGCAGGCCAATGTCCCTGGTATTGCCGCCCCCCAGTTGCACGCTTCCCTGCTGGTGGAAAAGCCCGCTGATGCGGTAATTCACCATCCCATTGCCGCCGCCGTAGGCTGCGTTCACCTCTGTATTCACCGGGTGCAGGCCGGTGGCGTAGCGTTGCCAGTCCGTGTAGCGGGTGGTGTCCCAGGTGCCATTCAGGTCCAGGTCTGCGGCCTTGGGCTGTGCGTTGTCATTGGCAAAGGCTTCGCGCCGGAGGGCCAGGTATTGCTGGGTATTGAGCAGCTTGGGCATGCTGCCGCGCATGGATACGCCGCTACGCGCATTTACCGAAAGCTGGGGTGTGCCGGCCTTGCCTTTCTTCGTGGTGATGAGGATCACCCCGTTGGCCCCGCGTGAGCCATAGATAGCGGTAGCGTCTGCGTCTTTCAGCACCGTTACACTTTCTATTTCAGAAGGCGACAGGAAGTTGAGCGCACTGCCGCCCTGGGATATAACGTTGTTCAGATCTCCGTTGTTGAGGTAATTCAGTGTTTCATTGGCAGGGTAGGTAACGCCATCCACCACGAAGAGCGGCTGGGATAAATTAAAGCTGCTGTTGCCACGGATCTGTGTTACGTAAGACGCATTGGGCAGGCCGGAGTTCTGCGTGATATAGAGTCCCGGTACGCGGCCCTGGAGGGCGGAGAGCACGTTGGTCACCGGGTTGATGCTGATCTCTTTGGCCGTTACCGTTGTTACGTTACCGGTGAGCAGGCGCTTGCTGGTCTGGCCGTAAGCGAGGATCTGTACCTCGTCCAGGGCGCTTACGTTGTCTTTCAGGATGATGTTGAACGGGTTGGCCAGTTCCTTGCCGGTGATCTCCCGGGTGGTGTAGCCAATGAAAGTCACGACCACTACAGATCTTTCCCGGTCAGGTACGAAGAGGGTGAACTGCCCTTCGTTGTTGGTTACCGCGCCGGTACTGGTATTCTTTACCTTCAGCGTTACGCCGGGTAAAGGATTGCCTGCTTCATCGGTCACTTTACCAATGAGTACAATAGGCTGTGCTGCGCTGATGGGTTTATAGAAATCCATGTTGCGGTGGGTGATCACCACCGTGTTGTCGATCACGGCATAACGCAGTGGCAAGGCCTGGAAACAGGCGTCCAGGGCCTCCTGCAGCGTGGCGTTGTGAATGTCTACGTTTACATGCGGGGCCTGCCTTACCAGGTCCGCATTGTAAAAGAACGTGTAACCGCTCTGTTTTTCGAGTTGGTTTAAAATGCTTTTAAGACTGGCATCCCTTTCGGAAAGGTTGATATGTTGGCTGAAAACGGAAGCGCTGACGTGCAGGCATCCAATGAGTGATAGAACACTGGTTAATTTCATAACCACAAAGATTTTTTTGCACCGGCGCAAAGTGGCCAGTGATAAGGAAAAACGGGAAATTTCCATACATTTGTTTGGTTTTGGGCTTTTGGTTGATAATTAGTTTAGACAATAGCTGTTAGCGATCAGTCCCTGACCTTTTTTCGCCGGCATGTGGTCGTAACACATGCCGGTTTTTTTGTCATTGACCAATTTAATTCCAGCACAGCAGCGGTGCTGTGCAATGTGTTGGTATGGATGAAAAGTTGTGGTAAGGCGGAATGCCGTTATGGCGGATCTTTTGGTTGATATTATCTCAATATGATCTTTCTCCCTTCTATTTTAAAGTTAATGCCACTGGCGGCCAGCACCTGCAGGGCGGTAGAGGCCTTTACGTTGCGGGAGATCTTCCCGCTGAAGCGCTCTGCCGGCAGGGGACCGTCAAACACCACGTCTACATCGTACCAGCGGCCCAGCTGGCGCATGATGGCGGATATGTCTGCATTGTTGAAGGCAAACTGCTCATGCTGCCAGGCCATGGCGGTGGCGGTATCTGCTTCTTTTACCAGGCTGAGGTGCCCTTTGCCGAGCAGGGCCTGACTACCTGGTTGTAACAAGCAGGAGTCCTGCAGGCCCATCACCCGTACGCTCCCCTGGGTAAGGGTGGTGGTGATCACCGGTTCGTCGGTGTATGCATTTATATTAAAGTGAGTGCCCAGTACATCCGTTCTTTGCTGACGGGTGATGACGTGAAAAGGTTTGGCCGCATCGGGGGCTACTTCAAAGTAAGCCTCCCCATCAAGGGTCACCGTGCGTTCATTGCCGGCAAAGTAGACCGGGAAACGCAGGCTGGAAGCGGCATTCAGCCACACCTTGGTGCCATCTGTCAGCACTATTTCATAAGTGCCGCCCCTGGGCGTGCTGATCGTGTTCATGATGCCGGCATCAGCCTTGGAGGCCGGGGCATCATTGTTATAGCGGATCAGCCCATTGGCCTGTATTGCTTTGCCGGTAGGTACCAGTGCGCTGACATTATTTACCAGAGAAATATGCTGCCCGTCCTCCGTGATCAGCGTGGCGCGGCGGGTGCCGGGTGCAAGGTCTGCGGCGGCAGTCACGGCCACTGGCTGCACTGGCTGGCGGTACTGCTGAACGTAAAGGACACCTGCGCCGGCCACCAGGATAAGGACGGCTGCG
Coding sequences:
- a CDS encoding RagB/SusD family nutrient uptake outer membrane protein → MKRFTAHTTKLLLGALVMAAMGSCKKYLQIPLPVDQIAGNGAYVSDASAGAASTGNFANMYTMLQFNGPESIPFRTAGYIDDLRNLFTTNPQNQAFYLNDLAGTNVGQWGSLYNQIWRINTTLEGLNSTTAAIEHKNQWLGETYFLRAWMYFHLANLYGDLPLATTSDLQTNNHLSRSPKADVYKQIIADLLKAQSLLPDNYSDGYGLPTTARVRPNKLAATALLARAYLYNEDWANAEAQATTVINATGTYHLEALDSVFLVGSRESVWELALMSIPGATVNTTYDFAQYNNSTPATMQPGETPFKYGISYVASDELVAAFESGDNRFSHWLRPAIAPAGGSNPADTFYLINKYRSATPGPENSVQLRFAEQYLIRAEARAHLGNNLAGAQADLNTVRNRAGLGNTNASGAALLTAILQERRVEYFTEGGQRFFDLKRSGTIDNVMTAVAEKRGGTWASFKALWPLPSNDLIQDLNLHQNTGYQN
- a CDS encoding SusC/RagA family TonB-linked outer membrane protein — encoded protein: MKLTSVLSLIGCLHVSASVFSQHINLSERDASLKSILNQLEKQSGYTFFYNADLVRQAPHVNVDIHNATLQEALDACFQALPLRYAVIDNTVVITHRNMDFYKPISAAQPIVLIGKVTDEAGNPLPGVTLKVKNTSTGAVTNNEGQFTLFVPDRERSVVVVTFIGYTTREITGKELANPFNIILKDNVSALDEVQILAYGQTSKRLLTGNVTTVTAKEISINPVTNVLSALQGRVPGLYITQNSGLPNASYVTQIRGNSSFNLSQPLFVVDGVTYPANETLNYLNNGDLNNVISQGGSALNFLSPSEIESVTVLKDADATAIYGSRGANGVILITTKKGKAGTPQLSVNARSGVSMRGSMPKLLNTQQYLALRREAFANDNAQPKAADLDLNGTWDTTRYTDWQRYATGLHPVNTEVNAAYGGGNGMVNYRISGLFHQQGSVQLGGGNTRDIGLRFDLNSTSPNKKFYFDMSGGFSSNMNNTKPGDLSNLGISTLAPNAPPLLGPDGQLNWSDIGSNQNLLSDIKLLYNSTTNNLLGNTVLRYEPVKGLTFNATIGYNLLMGRDFRAAPTDYFQPVGNVALRINSARGEYNIRTWTLDPNIAYTFKLGKKGTMDTRVGVTLVDKFNPYSSISGTGFIGDALLYNPSLATTVTANYSQTPGRNLGYFGIVKYNWADKYLLSLNGRYDGSTKFGENKQFGAFGSVGAAWIFTEEPWVKDQVPGLSFGKLRGSYGITGNDGIKDYQYLSTYSTTRSYGGVAGLTPTRLANPNLQWEQIKKRELGLYLEFFKGRITFDGDYYNDMTSHQLVTSFLSSVTGFTQYPLNSPALIRTSGWELSLTTYNVRNHHFTWSTTINMTIPKSILVAYPGLSTSAVSTSYVIGKSPFLQKLYNYAGVDPETGSYTYINAKGDKGPFTPFLSPVQLDQVKDKTQYVDLAPKYFGGIGNSFTYNRLHLDVFFEFRNRIGRNFLGSQSQMPGQFNVNTTTEWLRRWQHPGDHTDVPKVSQGIAAILGQGNFALSTGAYERATYARLSNLNLSYSLSPKLVRKARMTGASVFFQAQNLLTISKYKGGLDPENLTPGSMPPLRILTGGLSINL
- a CDS encoding FecR family protein, with translation MELQELRQLIAKYNAGQATPAEQEFIEAWYDSIHGEEPVLDDREWHNKEMQLHQRLQSTTGQALPLRVVKRRGGRYWRAIAAAVLILVAGAGVLYVQQYRQPVQPVAVTAAADLAPGTRRATLITEDGQHISLVNNVSALVPTGKAIQANGLIRYNNDAPASKADAGIMNTISTPRGGTYEIVLTDGTKVWLNAASSLRFPVYFAGNERTVTLDGEAYFEVAPDAAKPFHVITRQQRTDVLGTHFNINAYTDEPVITTTLTQGSVRVMGLQDSCLLQPGSQALLGKGHLSLVKEADTATAMAWQHEQFAFNNADISAIMRQLGRWYDVDVVFDGPLPAERFSGKISRNVKASTALQVLAASGINFKIEGRKIILR